Sequence from the Microbacterium sp. 1.5R genome:
CCACGTCGACCGTGACCCCGCGGGCGAAATCGGTGATCTGCGCCATGACGTGCAGGTGCAGCCACTTCGAGTGGCGATACAGCCGGGCGTATGCGAGTTCGCGGGTCGCGAGATAGAGGGTGATCTGGTCTTCGGGGATCTCGAGACCCTCGCCGAACGCTGTCAGGTTCTGGGGGATGACAGCGGCAGTGCCGGCCGGAAGCACCGGGATGCCGACGTCTCCGCCCGACACCACTTCGAGTGCGAGGTTGCCGAGGACCTGGCCGAACTGCGCCGCGAAGACCGAGCCGCCGAGACCGCGCATGAGCTTGCCCGCGCCCTGCACGACGTCGCGCATCTCTTCGGGCACCTGCGTGTCGAGCGCGCTGGTGAGCGCATCGGCGATGCTCGTCGACACGGGGCCGGCGATCTCCTTCCACACGGGCAGGGTCGCTTCGACCCATTCGCCGCGCGTCATGGCCTTCGGCGACTCGCCGAGTTCGGAGATCGTGGTCGCCTCGCCGAGCCAGAGGTCCGCGAGGGCGAAGGAGTCGACGAGCGAGGTTCGCGAGCCGTCGGTGATGCCGAGACCGTCGCGGTTGGCGATGTGCAGCGCCTGCCGCAGCGCGTTCTCCCAGGGATCGCCGCCGAACGCACCCTGCAGCTGCGACATGATCGTCTGCATCATCGCCGGGTCGATCTGGATCCCATCCATGCCCGCGAAGGCGTTCTGCAGCGCCTCGGGGTCGATGTCTCCGGCACCCTGGCCGGACATCATGCGTCGGAGGAACTCTTGGAAGTCCTCGGGGGTGGGGTCGTTGTCTGACATGTCGCTCGCCTCTCAGCACGCCTAAAGCCGTGGCATCTACGCTAGTCACAGGATCGGCCGCGAGACCCCGAAGCGGGCAGATCGCTGTACGCCGCCCGCGAACGACGGAGGAACCCTGTGGATCGAACCCGGTCTGTCAAGCTCGGACTGGGAGTCTGGGCGCTGGTCGTCGCGTTGATCGCGCTCGTCGTGCTGACCTTCCTGCCGACGCCTTACGTGATCCAGCGCCCGGGCCCGGTCTACGACACCCTCGGCACCGCGGCAGGAGCCGACGGCGAGCAGGTTCCGCTCATCCAGGTCGACGGCGCCGAGACGTTCGAGACCGGAGGCACTCTCGACCTCACGACCGTGCAGGTCGTCGGAAACCGTGAGCGCACCCCGAGCTGGTTCGAGCTCGCTCTCGCGTGGATGGACTCCTCACGAGCGGTGGTGCCTCTCGACTCCGTGTTCCCCGAGGGGGTCACGACGGAGCAGCGTGACGAACGCAACGCGACACTCATGGTGGACTCGCAGCACGAGGCGACCGCGGCAGCGCTCAACGAGCTGGGCTACGACACCGGAGCCGAGGTCGTCGTCCAGGAGGTCGTCGAGGATGCACCGGCCGAGGGAGCGCTCGAGGCGGAGGACGTCATCACCGCCGTGGACGGCGCCGCGGTGACCTCCGCGAAGCAGCTGCGTCAGGCGATCCAGGATGGGGAGGGCGCGCCGGTCGCGCTCACCGTGCAGCGCTCCGGCGAGGAACAGGTGGTCGAGGTGACGCCCGTCGAGCAGACCGACGGTGACGTGACGACGTGGCTGATCGGTGTCACGTTGCGCACGGACTACGATTTCGAGATCGATGTGACGCTCCAGCTCGACAATGTCGGTGGACCCAGCGCCGGGATGATGTTCGCGCTCGGCATCATCGACACCCTCACCGAAGGGGAGTTGAACGGCGGCGAGAACGTCGCCGGCACCGGCACGATCGAGGCCGATGGGACGGTCGGGCCGATCGGCGGCATCCGTCAGAAGCTCTACGGTGCCCGTGATGCGGGGGCGGAGTACTTCCTCGCTCCGTCGACGAACTGCGACGAGGTCACCGGCCACGTGCCGGACGGACTGACCGTGATCAGCACCTCGACGCTGGAGGAATCGCTCGACGCGCTCGAGGTGATCGCGAACGGCGGCGACGTGGGATCGCTCCCGACCTGCGACGTCGTGACCTCCCCGTGACAGGTATGACAGCCGCAGCACAGTAAGGCGTGCCTAGGATGGGAGGGTGACCTCGACTTCTGCACCGAACCCGGCCACTCCCCGAACCTCGCGAAGAATCTTCGGTATCTCGCTGGCGATCATCGCCGCGCTGATCGCCGCCTTCTTCGTCTTCGCGTCGCTCTACACCGAATTCCTCTGGTTCGACCAGGTGGGCTTCGCGGGAGTGCTCACCACCCAATGGTTCGCCACGGCGGTGATGTTCGTCGTCGGATTCCTCGGCATGGCCGTGCCGCTGTTCGTCGCCATCCAGCTCGCGTACCGACTGCGCCCCGTCTACGTGCGGCTCAGCTCGCAGCTCGACAGGTACCAGGAGGTCATCGAGCCGCTCCGCCGCCTCGCGATGTGGGGCATGCCGATCTTCTTCGGCCTCTTCGCCGGCTTCTCGGCGGCCAGCCAGTGGAAGACCGTCTGGCTCTGGGCCAACGGCGTCGCGACCGACGCCACCGACCCGCAGTTCGGCGTCGACACCGGCTTCTACATGTTCGCGATGCCGTTCTACTCGATCCTGCTTGCTTTCGTGTCTGCGGTCCTGCTGCTCACCCTCATCGTCACCGCGCTGGTGTCGTACCTCTACGGGTCGGTCCGCATCGGTCAGGGCGAGCTGCGCATCTCGAAGCCCGCACGCATCCAGCTCGCTGTGATCGCGGGTCTGTACCTTCTGGTTCAGGCGGCGAGTCTGTGGCTCGACCGCTACAAGACCCTCGTCGCACAGGACGACCGCATCGTCGGCCCGGCCTACACGGGCGTCAACGCCACGATCCCCGGCCTTGCGATCCTCGCGATCATCGCCGCGCTCGTCGCCATCCTCTTCTTCGTCACGGCCGTCATCGGCCGCTGGCGGTTCCCTCTCGCCGCGACCGCGCTGCTCATCGTCGCCTCGCTCGTCGTCGGCGTCGGATTCCCGTGGGCCGTCACCACGTTCCAGGTCCGCCCGAACCAGAACGCCTACCAGGCGGAGTTCTACCAGCGGAACATCGACGGCACCAAGGAGGCGTACGGGGTCGCCGACCTCGAGACCACCCCGTTCGAAGCCGAGACCGACGCCGAGGCCGGCCAGCTGCGTGAAGACGCCGAGACCACCGCATCGATCCGCATCGTCGACCCCAACGTGATCAGCCCCGCCGTGCGACAGCTCGAGCAGTACCGCGGCTACTACCAGTTCCAGGAGAAGCTCGACGTCGACCGCTACGAGATCGGCGGTGAGATGCAGGACACGGTCGTCTCCGTCCGCGACCTCGACATGAACGGCGTCGACGTCACGAACTGGAACAACCGCGCCGCTGTCTACACGCACGGCTACGGCTTGGTCGTCGCAGCGGGCAACCAGCGCACGCCCGACGGCGAGCCGGTCTTCCTCGAGCGTGGCATCCCGTCCGACGGCTTCCTCACCCAGCAGGAGGAGTTCGAGCCGCGCGTGTACTTCGGCGAGAACTCGCCGGAGTACTCGATCGTCGGCTCTCCCGATGGAACCGATCCTGTCGAGATCGACTATCCGCGAGGCAAGGACGGCGCCAGCGAGACCAAGACGACGTTCGAGGGCGACGGCGGACCGAAGATCGGGAGCAGCTTCACGAAGCTGCTGTACGCGCTGAAGTTCCAGTCGGAGCAGATCCTGTTCTCGAACCTCGTGAACGACGACTCGCAGATCCTGTACGACCGCGATCCCAAGACGCGCGTGCAGAAGGTCGCCCCGTACCTCGAGCTCGACAGCGACCCGTACCCGAGCGTCGTGGACGGCAGGATCGTCTGGATCGTCGACGGATACACCACGAGCTCGACCTACCCCTACTCGACGAACGTGAGCCTGTCGGATGCGATCGCCGACTCGAACCTCCCGTCGCCGACGCTCGCGATCGACGAGATCAACTACATCCGCAACTCGGTCAAGGCCACGGTCGACGCCTACGACGGTTCGGTCACCCTGTACGCATGGGACGACCAGGATCCCGTGCTGCAGACCTGGCAGAACATCTACCCGTCGACGCTCAAGCCCGTGAGCGA
This genomic interval carries:
- a CDS encoding zinc-dependent metalloprotease, whose amino-acid sequence is MSDNDPTPEDFQEFLRRMMSGQGAGDIDPEALQNAFAGMDGIQIDPAMMQTIMSQLQGAFGGDPWENALRQALHIANRDGLGITDGSRTSLVDSFALADLWLGEATTISELGESPKAMTRGEWVEATLPVWKEIAGPVSTSIADALTSALDTQVPEEMRDVVQGAGKLMRGLGGSVFAAQFGQVLGNLALEVVSGGDVGIPVLPAGTAAVIPQNLTAFGEGLEIPEDQITLYLATRELAYARLYRHSKWLHLHVMAQITDFARGVTVDVDALEDVASRLDPSNPEELRAAIEGGALLPTQTDAQREALARLENLVATIDGWVDVVTAQATSRLPDGARIAEAARRRRAVGGPAEDALGALVGLKLRPRRLREASAMWQAVTDAVGIAGRDSLWDYPDLMPTSDDIDDPSALVARLQASARGEQPVADEFDEALARLLDGDDFSQEQPETPEGEQDTDGDDGPGGDRPV
- a CDS encoding YlbL family protein, producing MDRTRSVKLGLGVWALVVALIALVVLTFLPTPYVIQRPGPVYDTLGTAAGADGEQVPLIQVDGAETFETGGTLDLTTVQVVGNRERTPSWFELALAWMDSSRAVVPLDSVFPEGVTTEQRDERNATLMVDSQHEATAAALNELGYDTGAEVVVQEVVEDAPAEGALEAEDVITAVDGAAVTSAKQLRQAIQDGEGAPVALTVQRSGEEQVVEVTPVEQTDGDVTTWLIGVTLRTDYDFEIDVTLQLDNVGGPSAGMMFALGIIDTLTEGELNGGENVAGTGTIEADGTVGPIGGIRQKLYGARDAGAEYFLAPSTNCDEVTGHVPDGLTVISTSTLEESLDALEVIANGGDVGSLPTCDVVTSP
- a CDS encoding UPF0182 family membrane protein; this translates as MTSTSAPNPATPRTSRRIFGISLAIIAALIAAFFVFASLYTEFLWFDQVGFAGVLTTQWFATAVMFVVGFLGMAVPLFVAIQLAYRLRPVYVRLSSQLDRYQEVIEPLRRLAMWGMPIFFGLFAGFSAASQWKTVWLWANGVATDATDPQFGVDTGFYMFAMPFYSILLAFVSAVLLLTLIVTALVSYLYGSVRIGQGELRISKPARIQLAVIAGLYLLVQAASLWLDRYKTLVAQDDRIVGPAYTGVNATIPGLAILAIIAALVAILFFVTAVIGRWRFPLAATALLIVASLVVGVGFPWAVTTFQVRPNQNAYQAEFYQRNIDGTKEAYGVADLETTPFEAETDAEAGQLREDAETTASIRIVDPNVISPAVRQLEQYRGYYQFQEKLDVDRYEIGGEMQDTVVSVRDLDMNGVDVTNWNNRAAVYTHGYGLVVAAGNQRTPDGEPVFLERGIPSDGFLTQQEEFEPRVYFGENSPEYSIVGSPDGTDPVEIDYPRGKDGASETKTTFEGDGGPKIGSSFTKLLYALKFQSEQILFSNLVNDDSQILYDRDPKTRVQKVAPYLELDSDPYPSVVDGRIVWIVDGYTTSSTYPYSTNVSLSDAIADSNLPSPTLAIDEINYIRNSVKATVDAYDGSVTLYAWDDQDPVLQTWQNIYPSTLKPVSDMSADLMSHVRYPTDLFKVQRDILGTYHIDTAGSFAQQDNRWQTPNDPRSEQVLQPPYYLTMQMPGQDSPRFSMFSTFIPSAQGGSNRDVLMGYLAVDSDAGSEAGVKAEGYGQLRMLEIDTDTTVPGPGQVQNTYNSDTAVVPQLNLLQQGESEVLYGNLLTLPVGGGLLYVQPVYVQSSEGTKLPRLQKVLVAFGDKVAFEDTLTAALDTLFGGDAGATGGDDEVEPTEPDPDTGEVPTEPTVPTDAEAEALAAAQQALTDREAALKAGDLTKFAEADKRLTDAVNTLLGLEAASGE